The Hydrogenobacter thermophilus TK-6 genome window below encodes:
- a CDS encoding archease — translation MSFYEVIEDITADAGVRVRAKTLEELICKAILATFNEMTDIDTVESRESYILEVHANFPYLLVDIINEAIVLHETKKFVASKCHVLELSEKHIKVKLMGDKFDPEKNESKLVIKAATYHRLKVEKTSEGYMAEVIFDI, via the coding sequence ATGAGCTTTTATGAAGTTATAGAAGACATCACAGCGGATGCTGGTGTGCGGGTAAGGGCAAAAACCCTTGAAGAGCTAATATGTAAAGCTATACTTGCCACCTTCAATGAAATGACGGATATAGACACAGTAGAAAGCAGAGAAAGTTATATCCTTGAAGTGCACGCTAATTTTCCCTATTTACTGGTAGATATAATAAATGAAGCTATAGTTTTGCACGAAACTAAAAAGTTTGTAGCTTCCAAGTGTCATGTGCTGGAGCTTTCAGAGAAGCACATAAAAGTTAAACTCATGGGAGATAAGTTTGATCCCGAAAAGAACGAATCTAAGTTGGTCATAAAAGCGGCAACCTACCACAGACTAAAGGTGGAAAAAACCTCAGAGGGATACATGGCGGAGGTGATCTTTGATATTTAA